A window from Drosophila yakuba strain Tai18E2 chromosome 3L, Prin_Dyak_Tai18E2_2.1, whole genome shotgun sequence encodes these proteins:
- the LOC120321591 gene encoding uncharacterized protein LOC120321591 isoform X2, with translation MERKSILPDNLQSRVFALGPAPPGFRAPNAAEFASAESNLRKATRYHKNTYSRLDQLRTVLQKEKNYAKIKDYREQSMALAKQVIRSKALIGKYRSMLIDLQDAEIFKVKRHIEQMEEMLAEVNSRLVSLRIKIQAETDPTKREIHVGSSFYLVQEQHKTKGLCERWRDRLDQLTKARMDKTEQLTEKPMLINKHKKQLSAETQKLKEAINLKQIGLNKSGCKRCAYLRKVTRNPSKLCKVCKKWADDKKARAAVNKETSKSPQMTKSKELEIRVRTDSTSEESTIKIEIEPIEINEVEEMRSLERETSSKENLDQSSQLFPIIVAVKSQATTVVKEENEPSNDEVDPAVVATLQNSLKSIDSKNMALAYVKVLQEYAMMSDNFRAIGLLTEVEKSVVNPPQNEDFDL, from the exons ATGGAGAGGAAATCCATTTTACCGGACAACCTGCAGTCCCGGGTATTTGCCCTGGGTCCTGCCCCGCCAGGATTTCGTGCCCCGAATGCTGCCGAGTTCGCCTCAGCGGAGTCGAATCTTCGGAAGGCCACCCGCTACCATAAGAATACCTATAGCAGGCTCGATCAGTTGCGCACCGTCCTCCAGAAGGAGAAGAATTACGCGAAGATTAAGGACTACAGGGAACAATCCATGGCGCTAGCCAAGCAAGTGATTCGCTCCAAGGCACTTATTGGAAAGTACAGGAGCATGCTGATTGACCTGCAGGATGCCGAAATCTTCAAGGTCAAGCGGCACATAGAGCAAATGGAGGAGATGCTCGCCGAGGTGAACAGCCGCCTGGTCTCCCTGAGGATTAAAATCCAAGCGGAGACCGATCCCACAAAGCGCGAGATCCACGTGGGCAGCTCCTTCTACCTGGTGCAGGAACAGCACAAGACCAAGGGACTCTGCGAGCGGTGGCGGGATCGCCTGGACCAGTTGACGAAGGCCAGGATGGACAAGACTGAACAGCTTACTGAGAAGCCGATGCTGATCAAT aaacataaaaaacagTTGAGTGCTGAAACCCAAAAGTTAAAGGAAGCCATTAACTTG AAACAAATCGgattaaataaaagtggttgCAAGAGGTGTGCATACCTAAGAAAGGTGACTAGAAATCCATCCAAGCTTTGCAAAGTGTGTAAAAAATGGGCTGATGATAAAAAGGCTAGAGCGGCAGTAAATAAGGAAACCAGCAAATCGCCACAAATG ACGAAGTCGAAGGAATTAGAAATACGAGTACGTACGGATTCTACCTCAGAAGAATCTACCATCAAAATAGAGATAGAG CCTATTGAAATTAACGAGGTAGAGGAAATGAGGTCGTTGGAAAGGGAAACTAGCTCAAAAGAAAACCTTGATCAG TCCTCCCAGTTGTTTCCCATTATCGTTGCTGTTAAATCTCAAGCAACGACAGTAGTTAAG GAGGAAAATGAGCCTAGTAATGATGAAGTGGACCCTGCAGTAGTAGCCACCTTACAAAATTCGCTGAAATCCATCGACAGTAAAAATATGGCCTTGGCCTACGTAAAGGTTTTACAAGAGTACGCCATGATGAGTGACAACTTTCGGGCCATTGGACTGCTAACTGAAGTTGAAAAATCGGTCGTAAATCCGCCACAAAACGAGGATTTCGATCTTTGA
- the LOC120321591 gene encoding uncharacterized protein LOC120321591 isoform X3 — MERKSILPDNLQSRVFALGPAPPGFRAPNAAEFASAESNLRKATRYHKNTYSRLDQLRTVLQKEKNYAKIKDYREQSMALAKQVIRSKALIGKYRSMLIDLQDAEIFKVKRHIEQMEEMLAEVNSRLVSLRIKIQAETDPTKREIHVGSSFYLVQEQHKTKGLCERWRDRLDQLTKARMDKTEQLTEKPMLINKHKKQLSAETQKLKEAINLKQIGLNKSGCKRCAYLRKVTRNPSKLCKVCKKWADDKKARAAVNKETSKSPQMSKELEIRVRTDSTSEESTIKIEIEPIEINEVEEMRSLERETSSKENLDQSSQLFPIIVAVKSQATTVVKQEENEPSNDEVDPAVVATLQNSLKSIDSKNMALAYVKVLQEYAMMSDNFRAIGLLTEVEKSVVNPPQNEDFDL; from the exons ATGGAGAGGAAATCCATTTTACCGGACAACCTGCAGTCCCGGGTATTTGCCCTGGGTCCTGCCCCGCCAGGATTTCGTGCCCCGAATGCTGCCGAGTTCGCCTCAGCGGAGTCGAATCTTCGGAAGGCCACCCGCTACCATAAGAATACCTATAGCAGGCTCGATCAGTTGCGCACCGTCCTCCAGAAGGAGAAGAATTACGCGAAGATTAAGGACTACAGGGAACAATCCATGGCGCTAGCCAAGCAAGTGATTCGCTCCAAGGCACTTATTGGAAAGTACAGGAGCATGCTGATTGACCTGCAGGATGCCGAAATCTTCAAGGTCAAGCGGCACATAGAGCAAATGGAGGAGATGCTCGCCGAGGTGAACAGCCGCCTGGTCTCCCTGAGGATTAAAATCCAAGCGGAGACCGATCCCACAAAGCGCGAGATCCACGTGGGCAGCTCCTTCTACCTGGTGCAGGAACAGCACAAGACCAAGGGACTCTGCGAGCGGTGGCGGGATCGCCTGGACCAGTTGACGAAGGCCAGGATGGACAAGACTGAACAGCTTACTGAGAAGCCGATGCTGATCAAT aaacataaaaaacagTTGAGTGCTGAAACCCAAAAGTTAAAGGAAGCCATTAACTTG AAACAAATCGgattaaataaaagtggttgCAAGAGGTGTGCATACCTAAGAAAGGTGACTAGAAATCCATCCAAGCTTTGCAAAGTGTGTAAAAAATGGGCTGATGATAAAAAGGCTAGAGCGGCAGTAAATAAGGAAACCAGCAAATCGCCACAAATG TCGAAGGAATTAGAAATACGAGTACGTACGGATTCTACCTCAGAAGAATCTACCATCAAAATAGAGATAGAG CCTATTGAAATTAACGAGGTAGAGGAAATGAGGTCGTTGGAAAGGGAAACTAGCTCAAAAGAAAACCTTGATCAG TCCTCCCAGTTGTTTCCCATTATCGTTGCTGTTAAATCTCAAGCAACGACAGTAGTTAAG CAGGAGGAAAATGAGCCTAGTAATGATGAAGTGGACCCTGCAGTAGTAGCCACCTTACAAAATTCGCTGAAATCCATCGACAGTAAAAATATGGCCTTGGCCTACGTAAAGGTTTTACAAGAGTACGCCATGATGAGTGACAACTTTCGGGCCATTGGACTGCTAACTGAAGTTGAAAAATCGGTCGTAAATCCGCCACAAAACGAGGATTTCGATCTTTGA
- the LOC120321591 gene encoding uncharacterized protein LOC120321591 isoform X1, whose protein sequence is MERKSILPDNLQSRVFALGPAPPGFRAPNAAEFASAESNLRKATRYHKNTYSRLDQLRTVLQKEKNYAKIKDYREQSMALAKQVIRSKALIGKYRSMLIDLQDAEIFKVKRHIEQMEEMLAEVNSRLVSLRIKIQAETDPTKREIHVGSSFYLVQEQHKTKGLCERWRDRLDQLTKARMDKTEQLTEKPMLINKHKKQLSAETQKLKEAINLKQIGLNKSGCKRCAYLRKVTRNPSKLCKVCKKWADDKKARAAVNKETSKSPQMTKSKELEIRVRTDSTSEESTIKIEIEPIEINEVEEMRSLERETSSKENLDQSSQLFPIIVAVKSQATTVVKQEENEPSNDEVDPAVVATLQNSLKSIDSKNMALAYVKVLQEYAMMSDNFRAIGLLTEVEKSVVNPPQNEDFDL, encoded by the exons ATGGAGAGGAAATCCATTTTACCGGACAACCTGCAGTCCCGGGTATTTGCCCTGGGTCCTGCCCCGCCAGGATTTCGTGCCCCGAATGCTGCCGAGTTCGCCTCAGCGGAGTCGAATCTTCGGAAGGCCACCCGCTACCATAAGAATACCTATAGCAGGCTCGATCAGTTGCGCACCGTCCTCCAGAAGGAGAAGAATTACGCGAAGATTAAGGACTACAGGGAACAATCCATGGCGCTAGCCAAGCAAGTGATTCGCTCCAAGGCACTTATTGGAAAGTACAGGAGCATGCTGATTGACCTGCAGGATGCCGAAATCTTCAAGGTCAAGCGGCACATAGAGCAAATGGAGGAGATGCTCGCCGAGGTGAACAGCCGCCTGGTCTCCCTGAGGATTAAAATCCAAGCGGAGACCGATCCCACAAAGCGCGAGATCCACGTGGGCAGCTCCTTCTACCTGGTGCAGGAACAGCACAAGACCAAGGGACTCTGCGAGCGGTGGCGGGATCGCCTGGACCAGTTGACGAAGGCCAGGATGGACAAGACTGAACAGCTTACTGAGAAGCCGATGCTGATCAAT aaacataaaaaacagTTGAGTGCTGAAACCCAAAAGTTAAAGGAAGCCATTAACTTG AAACAAATCGgattaaataaaagtggttgCAAGAGGTGTGCATACCTAAGAAAGGTGACTAGAAATCCATCCAAGCTTTGCAAAGTGTGTAAAAAATGGGCTGATGATAAAAAGGCTAGAGCGGCAGTAAATAAGGAAACCAGCAAATCGCCACAAATG ACGAAGTCGAAGGAATTAGAAATACGAGTACGTACGGATTCTACCTCAGAAGAATCTACCATCAAAATAGAGATAGAG CCTATTGAAATTAACGAGGTAGAGGAAATGAGGTCGTTGGAAAGGGAAACTAGCTCAAAAGAAAACCTTGATCAG TCCTCCCAGTTGTTTCCCATTATCGTTGCTGTTAAATCTCAAGCAACGACAGTAGTTAAG CAGGAGGAAAATGAGCCTAGTAATGATGAAGTGGACCCTGCAGTAGTAGCCACCTTACAAAATTCGCTGAAATCCATCGACAGTAAAAATATGGCCTTGGCCTACGTAAAGGTTTTACAAGAGTACGCCATGATGAGTGACAACTTTCGGGCCATTGGACTGCTAACTGAAGTTGAAAAATCGGTCGTAAATCCGCCACAAAACGAGGATTTCGATCTTTGA
- the LOC6532267 gene encoding uncharacterized protein LOC6532267: protein MDFKYDEKKWCASNTRLLLSLYNERQADFRDPRRKIKDIWGEMVVVLESQGMTDIDAVQLDRKFRNLKKTYYCIRSKHLAKGPHYHPNWLYYDEMAEILKDEPLPQPRELTINDYDETVVSADTGIPKGRMLSMGTTVSTVISRQIRPYRKRKLPLEDVDTEIQNDYEVQTDRTQEEDHITVFNAAGPNANDSSEPADEISISNAEEAMRHLRALQEYAMIQDNFRAIGLLMQAESAIQYPAKSKDFEVDQT from the exons ATGGATTTCAAGT ATGACGAAAAGAAGTGGTGTGCGTCCAACACCCGACTTTTACTGTCCCTTTACAATGAACGCCAAGCTGATTTTCGGGATCCGAGAAGAAAAATCAAGGACATTTGGGGGGAAATGGTCGTTGTCCTTGAGAGCCAGGGAATGACAGACATCGATGCCGTTCAGCTGGATCGCAAATTTAGGAACCTGAAGAAGACCTACTACTGCATAAGGAGCAAGCACCTGGCGAAGGGCCCGCACTACCATCCAAACTGGCTGTACTACGACGAGATGGCCGAGATTCTGAAGGACGAGCCTCTCCCACAGCCGCGGGAACTTACCATCAATGATTACGACGAAACGGTGGTCAGTGCGGACACCGGTATCCCGAAAGGCAGGATGTTGTCCATGGGCACCACTGTCAGCACAGTTATTTCCCGGCAGATTCGTCCGTATCGGAAACGAAAGTTGCCATTGGAGGATGTCGATACCGAGATCCAGAATGACTACGAGGTGCAAACGGATCGGACGCAGGAAGAGGACCACATCACAGTCTTTAATGCCGCCGGTCCCAATGCTAATGATTCGTCAGAACCCGCGGACGAGATCTCCATAAGCAACGCGGAGGAGGCAATGAGACACCTAAGAGCGCTCCAGGAGTACGCCATGATCCAGGATAATTTCCGGGCCATCGGACTGCTAATGCAGGCGGAGAGCGCCATTCAATATCCAGCCAAGAGCAAAGACTTCGAGGTGGATCAAACGTAG